One genomic window of Glycine max cultivar Williams 82 chromosome 16, Glycine_max_v4.0, whole genome shotgun sequence includes the following:
- the LOC100787124 gene encoding dormancy-associated protein homolog 3 isoform X1 — translation MIMGFLHKLWDETLAGPAPETGLGKLRKYNSFSGGISVRSTVAEAVPISRSITIVRSQSGFGSTTTSASSSPSGSTTPRSPLTPEAPGGDFKKFTRRKSSTVESADNT, via the exons atgatcatgGGTTTTCTTCACAAGCTTTGGGACGAAACGCTGGCGGGTCCGGCACCGGAAACGGGTCTGGGGAAGCTCCGAAAGTACAATTCGTTCTCCGGCGGAATCTCCGTCCGGTCAACGGTGGCGGAGGCAGTTCCGATAAGTCGCAGCATCACCATTGTTCGGTCCCAGTCTGGTTTCGGAAGCACCACCAcctctgcttcttcttctccttctggaTCTACCACCCCTCGCTCCCCCTTAACTC CGGAGGCACCAGGCGGTGATTTCAAGAAGTTCACGAGGAGAAAATCGTCAACAGTGGAGAGTGCCGATAATACATAA
- the LOC100787124 gene encoding dormancy-associated protein homolog 3 isoform X2, with product MIMGFLHKLWDETLAGPAPETGLGKLRKYNSFSGGISVRSTVAEAVPISRSITIVRSQSGFGSTTTSASSSPSGSTTPRSPLTR from the exons atgatcatgGGTTTTCTTCACAAGCTTTGGGACGAAACGCTGGCGGGTCCGGCACCGGAAACGGGTCTGGGGAAGCTCCGAAAGTACAATTCGTTCTCCGGCGGAATCTCCGTCCGGTCAACGGTGGCGGAGGCAGTTCCGATAAGTCGCAGCATCACCATTGTTCGGTCCCAGTCTGGTTTCGGAAGCACCACCAcctctgcttcttcttctccttctggaTCTACCACCCCTCGCTCCCCCTTAACTC GGTGA